Proteins from a genomic interval of Medicago truncatula cultivar Jemalong A17 chromosome 3, MtrunA17r5.0-ANR, whole genome shotgun sequence:
- the LOC120579503 gene encoding F-box/LRR-repeat protein fbxl-1, whose translation MALKSINLSQCSLLTYASLDILADSLGSILKELYLDDCILIDANLILSGLKRLEQLEVLSLAGVPTVSDKFIESYIIARGHNIKELILKDFINLTDASMKVIAEHCPGLHALDLMNFCRELRKLKFCRNPFRWSLVGQQTALSLSNNAKNLHTLDLTGCRNLTDNEIGLIVDRCLSLRSLKLFGCSQVTDVFLKRHSNIEIQIFGLNLCPLLQHIKEPDSE comes from the exons ATGGCACTTAAATCCATAAATCTAAGTCAATGTTCTCTTCTCACATATGCTAGTCTTGATATTTTGGCTGATTCATTAGGATCCATTTTGAAAGAGTTGTATCTTGATGATTGCATACTCATTGATGCTAATCTAATCTTGTCGGGATTAAAGCGACTCGAACAATTAGAAGTGTTGTCACTAGCCGGTGTGCCAACTGTTTCTGATAAGTTTATCGAGAGTTACATCATTGCACGTGGTCACAACATTAAGGAGCTTATTTTAAAGGACTTCAt AAATTTGACGGATGCATCGATGAAAGTCATTGCTGAACATTGTCCAGGACTGCATGCTCTTGATCTTATGAACTT TTGCCGAGAATTGCGTAAATTGAAGTTCTGCCGCAATCCATTCAGGTGGTCTCTT GTTGGCCAACAGACAGCATTATCGCTTTCAAACAATGCCAAAAATTTGCATACCTTAGACCTAACGGGGTGTCGAAATTTGACAGACAATGAGATTGGTTTAATTGTGGATCGATGCTTGTCGCTAAGGTCACTTAAACTTTTCGGATGCTCACAG GTCACAGATGTTTTTCTGAAGAGGCACTCCAACATAGAGATTCAGATATTTGGGTTGAACTTGTGTCCTTTATTGCAGCATATCAAAGAGCCTGATTCAGAGTAG